Sequence from the Candidatus Macondimonas diazotrophica genome:
ATCGGCTTTCGACCGCCTGGAATCCGAAGTGCTGGCATTGATCCAGCAGACCGAAACCTTGCGCCGCGAGCAGACGGCCCTGCAGGCGCGCCTGGAACAGCTGATGACCGAACGCGCCCATCTGATCCAGAAGAACGAGCTGGCCCGGAATCGCCTGGAAGGCATCGTCAGTCGACTCAAGGACATGGAAGAGGGTTCCGTATGAACAACAACCCGACTCCGGAACGCACCACGGTCACCATCCGTCTGCTCGATCGCAGCTACCAGGTTTCCTGCTCGGCCGAAGAACGTCCCTTGCTGCTGGCTTCGGCAGAACTGGTCAGCGGGAAGATGCAGCAGATTCGCCAGACCGGCAAAGTGGTGGGCATGGAACGCATGCTGGCTGTGGTCGCCCTCAACCTCGCGCAGGAGCTGCTGGTGCAACAGCAAGCCAGCGAGCAGACCTCCGCCCTGGACCAGCGCATCAACCAGCTCAGCGAAAAAATCCGTCAGACCCTCGATGATTCGCTGGTCTGAACGCTTGCATCCGACGCATTCAAACCCCAGACTAGAACCACGACGCCTCCTGCGGTGTTCGAGGGCTGCCCAGGGTACCCTTGAGCCTAAATGCAAACCCAGGGCCGAACCGAATGGCGCCCTTGTGCATGTCCGCTTCATCGCGGAAAGCCTTCCAGCTCCATCGTTCTGCCCACTTGAACCGCTGGTTCAAGGTCACGGTCGGCCACGGCACAGGCGGGAGGCGTCTTTCATTCATTTCCATTCCGCCCTATCCCGACTGCCGCATTGAACACCGACCAGCGCACGCACCCGCACCCGATTAAGAATCCGGTCTCCCGCGCCGGCCTGCGTCGACAGTTGCGTCAGAAGCGCCGTGCCTTGCCGCCGCGGCAGCGACGCCAGTGGAGCCGGCGCATCCTGAAGCGACTGACAAGCCTGCCGATGTGGCGCACGGCGCGCTATGTCGCGCTTTATCAGGCTGCCGATGGCGAAGTCGACACCAGCGCATTGATCCCGGTGGCCATCCGGCAAGGTAAAAAAGTCACCCTGCCCCGATTGCATCCCCACGCGCCATTCCGGATGGATTTCATCCCCTATCGGCCCGGAACTGCGATCAAGCGTAACCGGTTCGGCATTGCCGAACCCGTCGGACGCGTCCTGCACCCGGCCACGCGTATCGACCTCGTCCTGATGCCACTGGTCGGTTTCGATCACCGGGGGCATCGCCTCGGAATGGGCAGCGGCTATTATGACCGCCGTTTTGCGTTCACCCGCCGCCGAGCCGGTTTACCACCGCGACTGTGCGGTCTGGCCTACAGCTTCCAGCAGGTGCCGACACTCGACAGCGCACCTTGGGACATTCCGCTCCGGAGCGTGATCACCGAACAGGGCTGGATCCGCTGTTTTTCGCCTTGAGGAACCAAACATGGCTGCCTACTGGCTGATGAAGACCGAACCAACTACTTTCGGAATCGATCACCTGCGCGAACGCGGTATCGAGCCCTGGGATGGCGTGCGCAACTATCAGGCTCGCAACATGATCCGCGATCAGATGCAACCCGGCGACGGCGCGCTGATCTACCACTCCAACTGCACGGTCCCGGCCATCGTCGGACTGGCCCGTATCCGCAGCGCCGCTTATCCCGATCCAACCGCCTTCGATCCCGACTCACGCTACTACGACCCGGCGAGCACCCCGGAGCGCCCACGCTGGTATGTGGTGGACGTGGCCTACGAACGCCACCTTCCCCGCCCACTCCCATTGGCGGAGCTGCGTACCTATCCCGAACTGGAGGGCATGGCACTGCTCCGGCGCGGCAATCGACTCTCGATCACGCCGATCAGCCCCAACCATTGGGAATTTCTGCTCGAATTGGCCGGAGCGGTCTGACGAGTTTGCGTCAATCCGGACACCGAGGCGTACAATATGCGCCCCTATAGCGCAGTATTTGCTGCGAG
This genomic interval carries:
- a CDS encoding TIGR02449 family protein, coding for MNQSAFDRLESEVLALIQQTETLRREQTALQARLEQLMTERAHLIQKNELARNRLEGIVSRLKDMEEGSV
- a CDS encoding cell division protein ZapA, which translates into the protein MNNNPTPERTTVTIRLLDRSYQVSCSAEERPLLLASAELVSGKMQQIRQTGKVVGMERMLAVVALNLAQELLVQQQASEQTSALDQRINQLSEKIRQTLDDSLV
- a CDS encoding 5-formyltetrahydrofolate cyclo-ligase, giving the protein MNTDQRTHPHPIKNPVSRAGLRRQLRQKRRALPPRQRRQWSRRILKRLTSLPMWRTARYVALYQAADGEVDTSALIPVAIRQGKKVTLPRLHPHAPFRMDFIPYRPGTAIKRNRFGIAEPVGRVLHPATRIDLVLMPLVGFDHRGHRLGMGSGYYDRRFAFTRRRAGLPPRLCGLAYSFQQVPTLDSAPWDIPLRSVITEQGWIRCFSP
- a CDS encoding EVE domain-containing protein, with translation MAAYWLMKTEPTTFGIDHLRERGIEPWDGVRNYQARNMIRDQMQPGDGALIYHSNCTVPAIVGLARIRSAAYPDPTAFDPDSRYYDPASTPERPRWYVVDVAYERHLPRPLPLAELRTYPELEGMALLRRGNRLSITPISPNHWEFLLELAGAV